A genomic region of uncultured Paludibaculum sp. contains the following coding sequences:
- a CDS encoding VCBS repeat-containing protein: MLVLSFTVPSSIAAAAAPAWVSGQPIPVGSPDRRGPLGVGLTSYPVGWANVTNATHPDLFAVAGRLSFPTGLFFYPWRSVTSEGIPVFGNRIEVATPIEAGTMPICTVVQANGSVWGFFLWKSEIVVAELDKDKRKFVESSRIALAGLPRDPSAISALPQPGGRWNFVLSVSDGNNAPPPGAGSRHAEFVPYDGAGIWRGGTPRFSLWSVIQGTPPQRLTRPGEEILWTAGTLSSGSFGPGHETSVLSGSWFGDIYYYRNADRNGVSLEARRHAVDEEGVALRNPIAGTYPVAYPNRATQGSDIIAGGEGALQIYRFTGRFNAEGSPVFRQPAPVLQQDADLFAGSLSVPTVVDWDGDGVLDIVAGNSEGRILFFRNQGSNRAPAMAAAVPLSAGGREIHVEPGYKGDIQGPGEARWGYISPNVFDWNGDGLPDILTSDSTARHYVYLNHGTRRAPKLDHDRTLYLDGLDLHGTWRVRPGIAKLDGRTAYVALDDQDEFHLYWRRDNFNLADGGKLHMEDGTPIRSNFLSAGGTGRSKIELVDWDGDGVTDLLVGTPKHHSIPNPKTGLPRALGLPGTMVLFLKNVGSNHEPKFRFPVGLKHNGENIYLGHHEIGASSGLLGPGRGMNLVVSREDGRLFFFQREKME; this comes from the coding sequence TTGCTCGTTCTGTCGTTCACCGTCCCTTCTTCGATCGCCGCTGCGGCCGCTCCGGCCTGGGTGAGCGGACAGCCCATCCCTGTCGGCTCGCCGGATCGTCGGGGACCGCTCGGCGTCGGCCTGACAAGCTACCCCGTGGGTTGGGCTAATGTCACGAACGCAACCCATCCCGACCTCTTTGCCGTCGCGGGCCGGCTGAGCTTCCCGACAGGGCTATTTTTCTATCCCTGGAGGAGCGTCACATCGGAAGGAATCCCGGTCTTCGGCAACCGCATCGAGGTCGCGACACCCATCGAAGCCGGCACCATGCCCATCTGCACGGTGGTTCAGGCCAACGGCTCCGTTTGGGGATTCTTCCTATGGAAGAGCGAAATCGTCGTGGCCGAACTGGACAAGGACAAGCGCAAGTTCGTCGAATCGAGCCGCATCGCCCTTGCAGGGTTGCCGCGGGATCCCAGTGCCATCTCCGCGCTGCCCCAACCTGGCGGCCGCTGGAACTTCGTTCTCAGCGTGTCCGACGGCAACAACGCGCCACCGCCCGGAGCGGGCAGCCGTCACGCCGAGTTCGTCCCCTACGACGGCGCCGGCATCTGGCGCGGAGGCACGCCCCGGTTCTCCCTGTGGTCCGTCATACAGGGAACGCCGCCCCAGCGCCTCACACGGCCCGGCGAAGAGATCCTCTGGACTGCGGGCACGTTGTCCAGCGGCAGTTTCGGACCCGGCCACGAAACTTCAGTCCTTAGCGGCTCCTGGTTCGGTGACATCTACTACTACCGGAATGCCGACAGGAATGGAGTCTCACTCGAAGCTCGGCGCCATGCTGTCGACGAAGAGGGCGTCGCGCTGCGCAACCCGATCGCCGGAACTTACCCCGTGGCCTATCCAAACCGCGCGACCCAAGGATCCGACATCATTGCCGGTGGCGAGGGTGCTCTGCAGATCTACCGGTTCACCGGCCGCTTCAATGCCGAAGGCAGCCCCGTGTTCCGTCAGCCGGCCCCTGTGCTCCAGCAGGACGCCGACCTCTTCGCCGGCAGCCTTTCGGTCCCGACCGTCGTCGATTGGGATGGCGATGGAGTCCTCGATATCGTGGCCGGCAACTCGGAGGGCCGCATTCTCTTCTTCCGCAATCAAGGTTCCAATCGGGCCCCTGCCATGGCAGCGGCGGTCCCGCTCTCGGCCGGTGGCCGTGAGATCCATGTGGAGCCAGGCTACAAAGGCGACATCCAGGGCCCCGGAGAGGCTCGCTGGGGCTACATCTCTCCGAACGTATTCGACTGGAATGGGGACGGGTTGCCGGACATCCTCACCAGCGACTCCACGGCGCGCCACTACGTGTATCTGAACCACGGCACGCGCCGCGCTCCCAAGCTGGACCACGATCGCACACTCTATCTCGACGGCCTCGACCTGCATGGCACCTGGCGCGTCCGGCCCGGAATCGCCAAGCTGGACGGTCGCACTGCGTACGTAGCGCTTGATGATCAGGACGAATTCCATCTCTACTGGCGGCGAGACAACTTCAACCTTGCGGATGGCGGCAAGCTTCACATGGAAGACGGCACGCCCATCCGATCGAACTTCCTCTCCGCCGGCGGGACAGGACGCTCGAAAATCGAACTCGTCGACTGGGACGGCGACGGAGTGACCGACCTTCTGGTGGGCACCCCGAAGCACCACTCCATCCCGAATCCCAAGACCGGACTACCTCGTGCGCTCGGCCTTCCGGGAACGATGGTGTTGTTCCTGAAGAATGTCGGTAGCAACCACGAGCCCAAATTCCGATTCCCCGTGGGCCTGAAACACAACGGCGAAAACATCTATCTGGGCCACCATGAAATTGGAGCGTCGTCGGGACTCCTCGGCCCTGGCCGTGGCATGAACCTCGTCGTGTCGCGCGAAGACGGACGCCTGTTCTTCTTCCAACGCGAAAAGATGGAGTAG
- a CDS encoding proline--tRNA ligase — protein sequence MLWSKLFIPTLRESPAEAEVVSHQLLLRAGYIRQLGAGIYNYLYLAQRSLLKIQQIVREEMDAIGAQEFLLPALNPAEVWQESGRYDAMGDNMFRLKDRFGRLLCLGMTHEEVMTVIARGELRSYKQLPQIWYQIQTKFRDEPRPKSGLLRVRQFIMKDSYSFDLAPSGLDESYEKHRAAYCRIFDRCGLQYVAVEAHSGAMGGSQSQEFMVATDAGEDYVVVCEATGYAANLEKAVSRPVPPAAPDPEGSLNPEEVHTPGQKTIDEVSAFLRVPATSIIKSLVLIADGKPVVALMRGDHQLSETKFQTAMGCAEFRPAFPEEMRTLMGADAGSLGPVGLTNVHMIADHSLEGRHNMVAGANRDDYHLLNVTPGEDFAVEYHDLRQVTEGDTELETGAPLRILKTMEIGHIFKLGYKYSHSMGLNVLDQNGVETPVIMGSYGIGIERVLCGAVELYADSNGICMPVSIAPFEAVITPVKSSDPALAAASRQVYEELKKLNVDVLYDDRDLSPGVKFKDADLVGIPYRVVVGKKLPQGIVELAERRTGIKSEVALTEVAAMVAAKVSAAKQ from the coding sequence ATGTTGTGGTCAAAACTGTTCATACCCACCCTCCGCGAGAGTCCCGCCGAAGCAGAAGTCGTCAGCCATCAACTCCTCCTTAGGGCGGGCTACATCCGGCAGTTGGGTGCCGGTATCTACAACTATCTCTACCTCGCCCAGCGTTCGCTGCTAAAGATCCAGCAGATCGTCCGGGAAGAGATGGATGCCATCGGCGCCCAGGAGTTCCTGCTGCCCGCCCTGAATCCAGCCGAAGTGTGGCAGGAGTCCGGCCGCTACGACGCCATGGGCGACAACATGTTCCGGCTGAAGGACCGCTTCGGCCGGCTCCTCTGCCTGGGTATGACCCACGAAGAGGTGATGACCGTCATCGCCCGCGGCGAGTTGCGCAGCTACAAACAGCTCCCTCAAATCTGGTATCAGATCCAGACCAAGTTTCGCGATGAACCGCGCCCCAAGTCCGGCCTGCTGCGTGTGCGCCAGTTCATCATGAAAGACAGCTACTCCTTCGATCTGGCCCCCTCTGGCCTCGACGAGAGTTACGAAAAGCACCGCGCGGCCTACTGCCGCATCTTCGACCGCTGTGGTCTCCAGTACGTGGCCGTGGAAGCGCACTCCGGCGCAATGGGCGGCAGCCAGTCGCAGGAGTTCATGGTGGCCACGGACGCGGGCGAGGACTACGTTGTCGTCTGCGAGGCAACCGGATACGCCGCGAATCTCGAGAAGGCCGTATCGCGCCCCGTCCCTCCCGCCGCACCCGATCCGGAGGGCTCTCTGAACCCCGAGGAAGTGCACACCCCGGGCCAGAAGACCATCGACGAGGTCTCTGCTTTCCTGCGTGTTCCGGCCACCTCGATCATCAAGTCGCTGGTCCTCATCGCCGACGGCAAACCGGTGGTCGCACTGATGCGTGGTGACCATCAATTGAGCGAAACCAAGTTCCAAACCGCAATGGGTTGCGCCGAATTCCGTCCGGCCTTTCCTGAGGAGATGCGCACATTGATGGGCGCCGATGCGGGCTCGCTGGGACCAGTGGGCCTGACGAACGTCCACATGATCGCCGACCACTCGCTGGAAGGCCGCCACAACATGGTGGCCGGAGCCAACAGGGACGACTACCACCTCTTGAATGTCACGCCGGGCGAGGACTTCGCCGTCGAGTATCACGACCTGCGCCAGGTGACCGAGGGCGACACCGAACTCGAAACCGGCGCGCCGCTGCGCATTCTCAAGACGATGGAGATCGGGCACATCTTCAAGCTCGGCTACAAATACTCGCACTCGATGGGGCTGAACGTTCTGGATCAGAATGGCGTGGAAACGCCCGTCATCATGGGCAGCTACGGCATCGGCATCGAGCGTGTGCTGTGCGGCGCGGTGGAGCTCTACGCGGACTCGAACGGCATCTGCATGCCGGTATCCATCGCGCCCTTTGAAGCTGTGATCACGCCGGTGAAATCGTCTGACCCGGCCTTGGCCGCCGCCAGCCGGCAGGTGTACGAAGAGTTGAAGAAGCTGAACGTCGACGTGCTCTATGACGACCGCGATCTGAGCCCCGGTGTGAAGTTCAAGGATGCTGACCTGGTGGGCATCCCCTATCGCGTGGTCGTCGGCAAAAAGCTACCGCAAGGCATCGTGGAACTGGCCGAACGGCGCACCGGCATCAAGTCGGAAGTGGCGCTGACCGAGGTGGCGGCGATGGTCGCGGCGAAAGTGAGCGCGGCAAAACAATGA
- a CDS encoding aminotransferase class V-fold PLP-dependent enzyme, which translates to MSVDWPAIRELYPALRDRTFLNTATFGQLSRLTVEAMTRHFQHRDELACSDFLGWFEDHDRLREKLARLIRAEASDIAFLPNSNAGLAILMHSIDWREGDEILTLEGEFPNNIYAPAYLSSRGVKLVEAPWPALLESISERTRLVAVSSVNYTTGFRVPLDQLSAALQGRDIRLYVDATQMLGAVRFDFSSIQPDVLAVNCYKWMLAPNGVGFMAVHPRQRARMEPLAIGWRSHHDWRNVDNLHLGTPVLVDTSEKYEGGMLPSALLYGLEASVDLMLELGPQTIEERVLDLASKTRSALRSTGAEPLPFDNTAIVAARLPGRDASVVARALKQKGVLVSARHGLLRVSTHFYNDEQDIEQLIDSLKSST; encoded by the coding sequence ATGAGCGTCGACTGGCCCGCGATCCGAGAGCTCTACCCCGCCCTGCGCGACCGGACGTTTCTGAACACGGCGACATTCGGCCAACTATCCCGGCTCACCGTCGAAGCCATGACGCGCCACTTCCAGCACCGCGACGAACTCGCGTGTTCCGACTTTCTGGGCTGGTTTGAAGACCACGACCGTCTCCGTGAAAAGCTCGCCCGTCTCATCCGTGCCGAAGCGTCCGACATTGCGTTCCTGCCCAACTCGAACGCCGGCCTGGCGATTCTCATGCACAGCATCGACTGGCGCGAAGGCGACGAGATCCTCACGCTGGAAGGCGAGTTCCCAAATAACATCTACGCGCCTGCTTATCTGTCAAGTCGCGGCGTGAAACTGGTGGAAGCGCCGTGGCCTGCCCTGCTGGAGTCCATCAGCGAACGCACGCGGTTGGTGGCAGTGAGCAGTGTGAACTACACCACCGGCTTCCGGGTCCCCTTGGACCAACTCTCAGCCGCATTGCAGGGGCGGGACATCCGGCTCTATGTCGACGCCACGCAGATGTTGGGTGCCGTACGCTTCGATTTCTCCTCCATCCAGCCCGATGTTCTGGCAGTGAACTGCTACAAGTGGATGCTGGCGCCCAACGGAGTCGGCTTCATGGCGGTGCATCCCCGGCAGCGCGCTCGCATGGAGCCGCTGGCCATCGGCTGGCGCAGCCATCACGACTGGCGCAACGTCGACAACCTGCACCTGGGCACACCCGTCCTGGTCGACACATCCGAGAAGTACGAAGGTGGCATGCTGCCTTCCGCCCTGCTCTATGGCCTGGAAGCCAGTGTCGACCTGATGCTCGAACTCGGCCCGCAAACCATCGAAGAGAGAGTGCTCGACCTGGCGTCGAAGACGCGCTCGGCTCTGCGGTCAACTGGCGCGGAACCGCTGCCCTTCGATAACACGGCCATCGTGGCCGCGCGCCTGCCCGGCCGTGACGCCAGCGTCGTGGCACGAGCCTTGAAGCAGAAGGGCGTGCTCGTGTCCGCGCGCCATGGATTGCTACGGGTCTCCACCCATTTCTATAACGACGAGCAGGATATCGAACAACTGATCGACTCGCTGAAGTCGTCAACCTGA